The following coding sequences are from one Bufo bufo chromosome 2, aBufBuf1.1, whole genome shotgun sequence window:
- the LOC120991986 gene encoding gastrula zinc finger protein XlCGF17.1-like, protein MMEEHQPLISQENSSKNSEGKFMSRNCKAEGIMQCSLGENVINVHPGLHSIDLSYDPPNHEEPSSDQSKVVTTNTGHKKVKRFHCGKQFTKSSSLSTHRIHAGEKPYSCLEYGKCFADKSSLVTHHIYHTEEKPYACSECGKCFTQKSDLVAHQRSHKAEKLYSCSECGKCFTYKSNLNTHERSHTKEKPYTCSDCGKCFTLKSNLVTHERRHTGEKPYSCSECGKCFTQKSNLVSHERSHRGEKPYSCSKCGKCFTVKLNLVSHERRHTGEKPFSCSECEKCFISKAQLRNHQRTHTGERLYPCSECGKSFTYKSYLVTHERSHTGEKPYSCSECGKSFTVKSTLVTHERSHTGE, encoded by the coding sequence AAAATTCCAGCAAAAATTCTGAGGGAAAGTTCATGTCACGAAATTGCAAAGCAGAAGGTATCATGCAGTGCTCTTTAGGAGAAAACGTAATTAATGTACATCCCGGACTTCACAGTATAGATCTATCATATGATCCCCCTAATCATGAGGAGCCTTCTTCTGACCAGTCAAAGGTTGTCACCACAAATACAGGTCACAAAAAGGTTAAAAGGTTTCACTGTGGTAAACAGTTCACAAAAAGCTCAAGTCTTTCTACACATAGAATTCACGCAGGAGAAAAGCCATACTCTTGTCTAGAATATGGCAAGTGCTTTGcagataaatcaagtcttgttacacatcatatttatcacacagaagagaaaccatatgcatgttcagaatgtgggaaatgttttacacaaaaatcagatcttgttgcacatcagagaagtcacaaggCAGAGAAgttgtattcatgttcagaatgtgggaaatgttttacatataAATCAAATCTTAatacacatgagagaagtcacacaaaaGAAAAGCCATATACATGTTCAgattgtggaaaatgttttacactaAAATCAAATCTCGTTACACATGagagacgtcacacaggagagaaaccatattcatgttctgaatgtggtaaatgttttacacagaaatcaaatcttgtttcacatgagagaagtcacagaggggagaagccatattcatgttcaaaatgtgggaaatgttttacagttaAATTAAATCTTGTTTCACATGagagacgtcacacaggagagaaaccattttcatgttcagaatgtgagaaatgttttatttcTAAAGCACAACTTAGAAATcatcaaagaactcacacaggagagaggctctatccatgttcagaatgtggaaaatcttttacatataaatcatatcttgttacacatgagagaagtcacacaggagagaagccatattcatgttcagaatgtgggaaatcttttacAGTTAAATCAactcttgttacacatgagagaagtcatacaggagaa